A single window of Kitasatospora sp. HUAS MG31 DNA harbors:
- a CDS encoding cytochrome P450 family protein, producing MTAPFVMDPLASDNPAEGARLRAAGAVVPVELMGVAGWAVTRHAEARELLTDPRLVKSAEHWAAFQRGEVPRTWPLIGLAVPGPSMVTTDGTEHRRLRAIVAQAFTPRRVELMRPKIEEVTAALLDAVAAAGPVVDLKTVFAFPLPMSVIGWLMGVPEQDHAYIRELYERFFSSVKTPESVQQTIAALNAFVADLVARRRAEPGDDLTSALLSAEVEGGPLTDQEAAATLRVIIAAGHETTVNLITNAVRALLTHPEQLALVRSGGADWSAVVEESLRWTPPTSNFLFRFAAEEIKVGGVVIPQGDAVLVSYNAIGRDPAQHGTTAELFDVTRQAARHLSFGHGPHVCPGSPLARLEAGIALPALFERFPDLALAVDPAELRPSPSAVVNSLKELPVRL from the coding sequence ATGACCGCACCCTTCGTGATGGACCCGCTGGCCTCGGACAACCCGGCCGAGGGCGCCCGGCTGCGCGCGGCGGGCGCCGTGGTGCCGGTGGAGCTGATGGGCGTGGCCGGCTGGGCGGTCACCCGGCACGCGGAGGCCCGCGAGCTGCTCACCGATCCGCGGCTGGTCAAGAGCGCCGAGCACTGGGCGGCGTTCCAGCGCGGGGAGGTGCCCCGGACCTGGCCGCTGATCGGCCTGGCGGTCCCCGGCCCCTCCATGGTCACCACGGACGGGACGGAGCACCGGCGGCTGCGCGCGATCGTGGCGCAGGCCTTCACCCCGCGCCGGGTGGAGCTGATGCGCCCGAAGATCGAGGAGGTCACCGCCGCGCTGCTGGACGCCGTGGCGGCGGCCGGCCCGGTGGTGGACCTGAAGACGGTCTTCGCCTTCCCGCTGCCGATGTCCGTGATCGGCTGGCTGATGGGCGTGCCGGAGCAGGACCACGCCTACATCCGCGAGCTGTACGAGCGGTTCTTCAGCAGCGTGAAGACCCCCGAGTCGGTGCAGCAGACCATCGCCGCGCTGAACGCCTTCGTGGCCGACCTGGTGGCGCGACGGCGGGCCGAGCCGGGCGACGACCTGACCTCGGCGCTGCTCAGCGCCGAGGTGGAGGGCGGGCCGCTGACCGACCAGGAGGCCGCCGCCACCCTGCGGGTGATCATCGCCGCCGGGCACGAGACCACCGTCAACCTGATCACCAACGCGGTCCGCGCCCTGCTGACCCACCCCGAGCAGCTGGCCCTGGTCCGCTCCGGCGGGGCGGACTGGTCGGCCGTGGTCGAGGAGTCGCTCCGGTGGACGCCGCCGACCAGCAACTTCCTGTTCCGGTTCGCCGCCGAGGAGATCAAGGTCGGCGGGGTGGTGATCCCCCAGGGGGACGCGGTGCTGGTCTCCTACAACGCGATCGGGCGGGACCCGGCGCAGCACGGGACGACGGCGGAGCTCTTCGACGTGACCCGGCAGGCCGCCCGGCACCTGTCCTTCGGGCACGGGCCGCACGTCTGCCCGGGGTCGCCGCTGGCCCGGCTGGAGGCGGGGATCGCGCTGCCGGCCCTGTTCGAGCGGTTCCCGGACCTGGCGCTCGCGGTGGACCCGGCCGAGCTGCGGCCGAGCCCGTCCGCGGTGGTCAACAGCCTCAAGGAGCTGCCGGTGCGGCTGTAG
- a CDS encoding ABC transporter substrate-binding protein, with product MTPIPTATGRHRRLSAAWAVLALALTAACSNSSGSSGAQAEASPLTGDCAKYQAYAGHAGTKVTMYASILSPESDSLEKSWAEFSSCTGIKITYEGSNDFESQLPVRVAGGNAPDFAIIPQPGLLAQMVKSGKVVKPPAQTVANQDKWSPVWKTYGSVNGTFYAAPMSANMKSLVWYSPKAFKQAGYQVPKTWAEMMALSDRIAASGTTRPWCGGIGSGTATGWPATDWLEEVVLGSYGGEVYDQWVSHKVKFSDEKITTAMGTVAGWMQNPAWVNGGIGDVKSIATTTFQDAGAPILTGKCAMLQQASFYRAQWPKGTSIAPDGDIFAFHLPAVSPTVSSPVVGGGEFLAAFAGRPEVQAVQNYLSSSDWASSRVKVSSGWVSANQGVDKSLYTDPIDRISADALTDPAATFRFDASDLMPAAVGAGAEWKAFTAWFAEGQAIPKVAADIDAAWPQ from the coding sequence TTGACCCCCATCCCGACCGCTACCGGAAGGCACCGTCGCCTGTCGGCCGCGTGGGCCGTGCTCGCCCTGGCCCTCACGGCGGCCTGCTCCAACAGTTCCGGGTCGAGCGGGGCTCAGGCCGAGGCCTCCCCGCTGACCGGGGACTGCGCCAAGTACCAGGCGTACGCCGGGCACGCCGGGACCAAGGTGACGATGTACGCCTCCATCCTCAGCCCGGAGTCCGACTCGCTGGAGAAGTCCTGGGCCGAGTTCAGTTCCTGTACCGGCATCAAGATCACCTATGAGGGTTCCAACGACTTCGAGTCCCAGCTCCCGGTCCGGGTGGCCGGCGGCAACGCCCCGGACTTCGCGATCATTCCGCAGCCGGGCCTGCTCGCCCAGATGGTGAAGAGCGGCAAGGTGGTCAAGCCGCCGGCCCAGACCGTGGCCAACCAGGACAAGTGGAGCCCGGTCTGGAAGACCTACGGCTCGGTCAACGGCACCTTCTACGCGGCGCCGATGAGCGCCAACATGAAGTCCCTGGTCTGGTACTCGCCCAAGGCCTTCAAGCAGGCCGGCTACCAGGTGCCCAAGACCTGGGCCGAGATGATGGCGCTCAGCGACCGGATCGCCGCCTCCGGCACCACCCGGCCCTGGTGCGGCGGCATCGGCTCGGGCACCGCCACCGGCTGGCCGGCCACCGACTGGCTGGAGGAGGTCGTCCTCGGCAGCTACGGCGGCGAGGTCTACGACCAGTGGGTCAGCCACAAGGTCAAGTTCTCCGACGAGAAGATCACCACCGCGATGGGGACGGTGGCCGGCTGGATGCAGAACCCGGCCTGGGTCAACGGCGGCATCGGCGACGTGAAGTCGATCGCCACCACCACCTTCCAGGACGCCGGCGCCCCGATCCTCACCGGCAAGTGCGCCATGCTCCAGCAGGCCTCCTTCTACCGGGCGCAGTGGCCCAAGGGCACCAGCATCGCCCCGGACGGCGACATCTTCGCCTTCCACCTGCCGGCCGTCAGCCCCACCGTCTCCAGCCCGGTCGTCGGCGGCGGCGAGTTCCTCGCGGCGTTCGCCGGCCGGCCCGAGGTGCAGGCCGTGCAGAACTACCTCTCCAGCTCCGACTGGGCGAGCAGCCGGGTCAAGGTCTCCAGCGGCTGGGTCTCCGCCAACCAGGGCGTGGACAAGAGCCTCTACACCGACCCGATCGACCGGATCTCCGCCGACGCGCTCACCGACCCGGCCGCGACCTTCCGGTTCGACGCCTCCGACCTGATGCCCGCCGCGGTCGGCGCCGGCGCCGAGTGGAAGGCGTTCACCGCCTGGTTCGCCGAGGGACAGGCCATCCCGAAGGTGGCGGCCGACATCGACGCGGCCTGGCCGCAGTAA
- a CDS encoding carbohydrate ABC transporter permease, translating to MPTDVPTHAAGVLRLADSTWTDASIKLGNSLGAIAGFLGVLLVVFFAAGRAKGRLTRPLAVAVLLGPAALLLAVGLVVPLVRTVFLSFHGDDSTRFVGGRNYGWAFTTPGIHDVLLTTLLWLVVAPLAATGLGLVLALLVDRMRGQAVYKSLIFMPMAVSLVGASIIWKFVYEARDPSQPQIGLLSQLAVSLGWEHPPNWILEQPLNNFLLMAVMVWVQTGFAMVVLSAAIKAIPDEITEAARLDGATGFQLFRSVTVPMIRTTLVVVLTTVMITTLKAFDIVRTMTGGNFGTQVLANEMYSQSFVQFDVGRGSALAVILFLAVTPLVAYNIVQLRKERSVR from the coding sequence ATGCCCACGGACGTGCCCACCCACGCCGCCGGGGTGCTCCGCCTCGCCGACTCGACGTGGACGGACGCCTCGATCAAGCTCGGCAACAGCCTCGGCGCCATCGCCGGATTCCTCGGCGTCCTGCTGGTGGTCTTCTTCGCCGCCGGACGGGCCAAGGGCCGGCTGACCCGGCCGCTGGCGGTCGCCGTCCTGCTCGGGCCCGCCGCCCTGCTGCTGGCCGTCGGCCTGGTCGTCCCGCTGGTGCGCACCGTCTTCCTGAGCTTCCACGGCGACGACTCCACCCGGTTCGTCGGCGGGCGGAACTACGGCTGGGCGTTCACCACCCCCGGCATCCACGACGTGCTGCTCACCACCCTGCTGTGGCTGGTGGTGGCGCCGCTGGCGGCCACCGGGCTCGGGCTGGTGCTGGCCCTGCTGGTGGACCGGATGCGCGGGCAGGCCGTCTACAAGTCCCTCATCTTCATGCCGATGGCCGTCTCGCTGGTCGGCGCCTCCATCATCTGGAAGTTCGTCTACGAGGCCCGCGACCCCTCCCAGCCGCAGATCGGCCTGCTCAGCCAACTGGCCGTCAGCCTGGGCTGGGAGCACCCGCCGAACTGGATCCTGGAGCAGCCGCTCAACAACTTCCTGCTGATGGCCGTGATGGTCTGGGTGCAGACCGGCTTCGCCATGGTGGTGCTCTCCGCCGCCATCAAGGCCATCCCGGACGAGATCACCGAGGCCGCCCGGCTGGACGGCGCGACCGGCTTCCAGCTGTTCCGCTCGGTCACCGTGCCGATGATCCGCACCACGCTGGTGGTGGTCCTCACCACCGTCATGATCACCACCCTGAAGGCCTTCGACATCGTCCGCACCATGACCGGCGGCAACTTCGGCACCCAGGTGCTGGCCAACGAGATGTACTCGCAGTCCTTCGTCCAGTTCGACGTCGGCCGCGGTAGCGCGCTCGCGGTGATCCTCTTCCTGGCGGTGACCCCGCTGGTCGCGTACAACATCGTGCAGCTGCGGAAGG